The sequence CACCCCTTATCAATACGGTCGGCAGGAAACGAAAAATGCATCTGGACTATCACCCAGCCGCCGTTACGCTTTTCCAATACCCCGGTCCAGCGAACATCCTCCCAGTCGGCCGGCTGACCTTTCCATTCGTTGAAATCATCGAGCCGGGCATGATACCAGGCCACTTCCCCCGTTCGTGATAAATTTATCTCAAGATCACGGATATCAAACCCGATCGCCCGAAAATCATCACTCATAAAAAAGTTTTCCGTTAATTCGATAAAAGCCTTCCGGCCCCGGATCGTTCCGTTGTCTCCGGGAGAAAAATAAAACAGGTTCTCATCATCGGCAAAACAGCCGAACAGGAGGTCCTTATTCTTGTCGACCGCCCATCCGATACTGCTCTCTATAACTTTCTCTATCGCGGTCTTCTCGGCTTCGATATCAATTTCATGATTCATAGTTCGGCATCCTTCTCCCAGGGTTATTAAAAGCGTGATGGTAGCGATGAACAATAAATTTCTCACTTACCCTCCTGACTTGTCGGCAGATCCACCCTCTCCCCACCCGGTTGAATCTCCATTACTCAAACTCGTTATAGTAAAATCTACGATTATAAGAAATGGATGTTTCCGACACGTGGTACCCGGCGGGTTCGACTCAATTAAGCCTTGGGGCTTTCAACCTGAGAAGGCGCTGTTTCTATAATTTCCCTTCGTTTTGAGGAAAGATAGGTGTACAGGGCCGGTATTACAAAAAGGGTCAGTCCGAGCGAAAACAGCAGTCCGCCGATAATCACAATGCCCATCGATACGCGGCTTTTCGAGGCCGCCCCGATCGCCAGCGCAATCGGTAACACCCCGAAAATGGTCGCCAGGCTGGTCATCAAAATTGGACGGAAACGCTGCACCGCGGCATCGATCACCGCTTCAACTACCCCCAACCCCTGGTTCCGCCGCTGGTTGGCGAATTCCACAATCAAAATACCATTCTTGGTGACAATCCCGACCAGAGCAATAATACCGATCTGGCTGAAAATATTGAAGGTCTGGCCGAAAATCCACAGCGAGAGAATCGCCCCGGCCAACGCCAGTGGAACCGTGAACATAATAATCAGCGGATCCCGGAAACTCTCGAACTGGGCTGATAAAATCAGATAAACCAGAATCAAGGCCAGAAAAAAAGCGAACAGAAGCGTGTTCGAGCTTTCCGCGAACTCCTTGGCTGTTCCGGACAGAGTCGTCGAAAATGATTCATCCAGCACCTCATCGGCGATTTTGTTCATTTCGTCGATAGCCGAACCGAGCGTAAAACCGGGCGCAGGCGAAGCGCTTACGGTTCCTGAAACATAACGGTTGTAGCGATACAACTGAGGCGGGTTAGTTCGGTACGACAATTTGACGACATTATCAAGCTGGATCAGCTCATTCTTATTGTTCCGGACATATATCGAACTGAGATCAAGCGGCTCATCCCGATTAACCCGGTTGGCCTGGGCGATCACCGAGTACTGCTTGCCGTTGAAAATAAAATAACCGTACCGCTGACCGCTGAAATACAACTGCAGAGTTTCAGCGATATCCCGAATAGTTATCCCCAGGGCCCGCGCCCGGTCACGGTCGATCTCGATTGTCAGTTCCGGCTTGTTGAATTTCAAATTCAAATCGACAATTTCGAACGCCGAATCGGCCTGCGCCCGGGCCATGAAAACCGGGATGACCTCCTTGAGTTTATCCATTGTGACCGCCTGAATAACATACTCCACCGGCAAACCCGAACGGCGGCCGCCGCCGATGGTCTGTTCCTGGGTGACATAGGCGCGTGCGAAGGTTTCGGTCCGCAGCCTGGCGGAAATGGCATTGGCGATTTCCTGCTGGCTCCTCTCCCGCTTTTCCGGCGGAACCAGATTTATTCGTATGAATCCGGCATTGGCCGCACCGCTGGAACCGAACCCGGGAGCAGTCAAAGCCAGAAGAGCTTCTTTTTCCGGTATGGTATCGACAATTTTTATCAGATCCCCGATATGATCTCGCATGGCATCATAGGCCGTTCCCTCCGGGGCCGTGATATTAATCGACAGTCGGCCCTTATCCTCCATCGGGGCCAGTTCCGAGGGAATCAGGGAACCGATTCCGAAAATAATAAGCACCGAAACCACCATGATCACCGGGGCCAGCCAGCGGCGGGCAATAAACCCGCTCAGCCAACGGTGATAACCGGCAATTAAACTTTTAAAAAAACGCTCACTGAGATGGAAAAATTTCGTTTCCCGGCGGCTCTTATGTAATATCCGGGCGCTCATCATCGGCGTCAAAGTCAGCGAAACAAAGGCCGAGATAAGGACCGCCCCGGCCACGACAATCCCGAATTCCCGAAACAGGCGGCCGGTTAATCCCTGGAGAAAGATGATCGGCAGAAAAACCGAGGCCAGCGTGATGGTGGTCGATATGATGGCAAAATAAATCTCTTTGGAACCAAGATGACCGGCTTCGCGGGGCCGTATTCCACGCTCGATTTTGCTGTAAATATTTTCCAGCACCACAATGGCATCATCGACCACAATCCCGGTCGATAATACAATCCCCAGCAGGGTCAAAATATTGATCGTGAATCCGGCGGCATACATGATGAAAAAGGCCCCGATCAGCGAAATCGGGATCGCCACCATGGGGATAATCGTCGTCCGCCACTGCCGCAAAAAGACGAATATCACCAGCAGAACCAGCAGGAAAGCAATTAAAATCGTCTCCTCGACCTCGGTGATGCCTTTCCTGATATTGGTGGTAACATCATAAGATATTTTAAGCCGGATATCCTCGGGCAACTCCCGTTTGATCTGCTCCACCCGTCGGTAAAACTCATCGGCAATAGCAATATGATTCGAACCCGGTTGAGGGGTCACCGCCACCGCCACCATCGGGATCCCTCCGTCGCCCTGCAAAAGTGTTCGCTCGTTCTCCGGCGCCAGAATCGCCTCGCCGATATCCCGAAGCCTCACCACCAAACCCTGGGTCTCCTTGATTATCAGGTTATTAAACTCATCAGGCGTGGTCATCCGGCCGAAAGTGCGAATTGACAGTTCGGTATTGTAACCCTCGATCATACCCGAAGGCAACTCGACATTCTCCTGGTTAAGAGCGCTCCTGACGTCCAGCGGCGTCAATCCGTGAGCGGCCAGTCGCCCCGGATCAATCAAAAGTTTCATGGAATATTTCTTTTCGCCCCAGATGCGAATTTCACTTATTCCCGGGATAGTCTGCAAACGCTCCTTGAAAACATCATTGGCAATCGAGGATAATTCCAGAAGCGAGCGGCGATCACTCTGAATCGCCATCGACACTATCATCATGGCGTCGGCATCGGCCTTGGAGATAATCGGCGGATCCACATCGGTCGGAAGATTGCGCTGGGCGCGGGAGACCCGGTCGCGAACATCATTGGCCGCGTCTTCCATATCCACTCCCAGCTCGAATTCCACCGTGATAGAACTGCGGCCGTCCCGGCTGGCCGAGGTCAGCGACCTGATCCCGGAAATTCCGTTGATCGATTCTTCCAGCGGCTCGGTGATCTGGGATTCGATAACATCGGCATTCGCCCCGGTATAACTGGTGGATACCGTCACCACCGGGGGGTCGACACTGGGGTACTCCCTGACACCAAGGAAAAGAAAACCAATAATACCGAACAGGACGATCAGAATCGACATAACCGTCGCCAGGACCGGACGATTGATACATATCGAGGATATTATCATAAACCAGTTCCGCTATTTCCCGGAAATATTCGAAATCTGAATCGGTATGCCATCGGTAACCTGCATTAAACCGGTCAGAATAAGTGTATCGCCGGGATTCAATCCCCCGCTGATCTGAATCGATCTTTCGGTCCGGATCCCGGTGGTAACCGGAACCGAACGGGCCAGGCCGTTTTCGCAGACAAAGACCCTATCACCTTCCAGTCCGGGCAGTATCGCCCCGGTCGGAATGACAATCGCCTCGGCAATCCGTTCCAGTGTAATCTCGACCCGGGCAAACGAACCCGGAATTAAAAGACCCTTCGGATTAGGGATGGTGGCGCGGGCCTTAAGAGTCCGCGTGGCCGGATCGACTTTGACCTCCACGGCATATATCGTCCCCCGGTGTTTTTCCTCGGCTTCCCCGATTTGGATCATAACATCCATCCCTGCCGTGAGTTTGCCGGAATATTTTTCAGGCACCGAAAATTCCGCCTTGATCGGATCGATATCCTGCATCGTCGCCACCAGCGTCGTCGGCGTCACATACGATCCCTCGCTGATATATCGCAGGCCGACCACCCCATCAAAAGGTGCCCTGATCTCGGTCTCGGCCAGTTGCGATTCGATCACTTCCCGTTCCGCCCGGATTATATTAAGAGCGTTAAGAGCCCGATCGTAATCCTCCTGGCTGATTCCGCTGATATCATGCAACGCCCGTTTGCGCCGCTCTTCATCGACCGCCAGGGCTTCCTCGAGTTGCTTACGCTTCAGCTCCGCCTGCAATTCCCGATCGTTTATTTTCAATAGGATATCGCCCCCCCGGACCTCCCGTCCCTCCTCAAAAAACACCCCCGTCACCCGACCCGATACCTCCGGACGCAATTCAACTTCCTCGTTGGCTAGAAGCGTTCCCGTAGTAAAAATCTTATTCTCCAACGGTTGCGGATGTAATACCATCGCCTCGACCGAAACCGCTCTCCCGCCCCCGCGGGTCTGCGGCGAAACATCGCTGTTATTACATCCGGCGATAATCAGAATAGCAGATACACACAAAAAACGAATCAGGTTCATTCTATATATACTCCCGAAAAACATAATTGCGCTAATATACTCGGAATGCCGACACTTCAAAAGGCCTTTTTTAAAAAGACCCCATCGGAATATAAGAATAGCCGATAAACCGGGGCCGCCCGGCTGGCAGACTACCGCCGTCATCGTTTAATGTACTTCTCAATACATTTGTTTCAAAATTAGTCTTATATCCCGATTCGGATGTCCAATCAGAAGGAAATACAATAAGGTGTTCCGAAACGGACACTGCTCTTCATAAAGGAAAAAAGTTGTGAAAAAGCCCGCATTGTTCCTCATGTTGCTTACTTTCGCCTGCGCTTCCATTGCCACGGCCCAACCGAAACCTCCCACTACCGAGGATTTCATAAACCGAATGAAAGAACAACTGGCATTGACCGACAAACAGGTCGATTCGGTTACTGCTATTTTTAAGGCCTCCAAAATTCAGGAATTATCAGAAAAGATGCGATCCGGCGACGATGACCCCGATGCCAGACACGAAATCATGGAATCAATGCGTTCCGAAATGGATAAGATCAACGAACAAATCAAAGGCCTTTTGACCAATGAACAGAAAGAGAAATTCGAGCAAATCCGGCAGGAACGCCGGAAGCCGAGGTCCGGCTGTGAACCCGGAGATCGAGGTCCCGGGCGTTAAATGGAGAGTGCGATTTTGGGGACGATAGCGAAAATAATCTCATTTACCACATAGCATTAATTTAACTCTCCTTAAACCCCCTTAGGAAAGAGCCCCCCTATGGCTCGTCCCGACTGGAGGACGGGGAAATTCCCCCGTCTTCCATAGTCTATGGCCTCCTTTTAAATATCCGAATCCCCCATACCCCTAAACACCCGGCATAATTGTGACCCGATAGCAGATCCTTGCCGTTCATCTTCACGGTAAAGCGAACATTCCATCCTGTCGATCTTATTAGAAAAACACCCGGAACCATAATGACAGAATATTCGCCCAGATTAACCATAATCGTATTTTCAGCCCTGATTTTTATCTTGATAGCGCCGCTCTCCCGGGCAGAAAATCCCGACGAAGTTTCCTCAAAAATCGACAGGTGCCGGACTCTTATCGATTCTGATAGTCTTATCGAGGCCATTGCGTCACTCGAGGAACTCTATCATAAGGATCCGGGCCGGATGGATATCGGAGATCTGCTTGTCAAATCATGCAAATTCCTGGGAGTGAAATATTACGGGCAATCGCTCTATACCGAGGCTATAACCGCCTGGAAAAAAGCCCTTGAAATAGAACCCGGCAACAGGGAAATCCTGGGTTATATCGCCCGATGCGAGGCCGAAATTATCGGCCTGGCCAAAGCCAGTGGCCTGGATACGACTGCCGCCGCCGATCAATTACCCTTGACAAACCAGGAAATAACCCCGGTCCATACCGCCGAAGAACCTGACACTTCCGAATCAAAGACAACGGCAATAACAGAGAATAAACCCGATTCGACCACCGCCTCGAAAACAATTGAATCCGGTATCTTAAACGAAGATTCAACCGGTTATGGCATCCCCCGCAGTCATTTCTCCTCAGGTCTGGAAACAGGTCTGGCGGCCAGGTCCGATGGCGCCGATACCCGGAGTTCGAACGGCTGGTATTTTAACGGTTTTATCGAACTCACTCCCGGACAATCCAGGGTCGCTCTCCGATTCGAGGTCATGTATGCCCGGTTGTACCACAAAGGTTCCATGGCGTCGGATTTCTCCGATGAGGAACTACTGAATATTTCGGGAGGCAGTCTCGATGCCACAATCATCAACCGGTTGACCAAAACCTCCTCCCTGCGGTTTTTTGCCGGTCCCGGAGTGTACGAGGTTGATCGTATCGACCATAATTCCACCGAAACCGATGAAATAATTCACAGCAAAACCGGCCTCGGTTTGAATCTCGGGATCGGCTGGAAAAAGCGATTCCCTTCTTTTGCCATCCTCACCAATATCCGCTACATCTACATATCACCGTCCATCAGTCCCAACCTGTTGACCCTGTCGTTCGGACTGGCCACCCTGTAACGCTCTTTCCCAACCGCAGTTATTGCATTTCCTCGTCAATCGGCTTTTGTCATAATTGGTTTTGAAACCGTGAAACCCCGCCTTATAATGGAACCATATGATTTTACCGTTCAATATCAGAAAATACGGCCGCTCTCCATTCACGGCGGCGGTTCTTCATGGCGGCCCCGGCGCCCCCGGATATATGGCCCCGGTGGCCCGTGAACTGGCTTGTACCATCGGCGTTCTTGAACCCCTTCAAACCAGAGATTCACTGGAAGGACAGATTGCCGAGCTGGCCGAACAGCTGACTGCGAATGCCGACCGCCCGGTCACCCTGATCGGTTCCTCATGGGGCGCCGTCCTGGCTCTGTTCCTGGCCGCGCGTTACGGGAATCTGACCGATAAAATCATCCTGGTCGGAAGCGCCGTGTTCGATTCCGACAGTTCCGCAAAAATCGAGGGGGTCCGCCTGTCACGGATGTCGGCTGATAAGCGGCGGCGCTACGAAAAATTGCGGCAGGAATTTATTCTGGCCCCGGCCGATAAACGCGACCGCGTGATGGCCGAATGGGGCCACCTGCTCGATCAAACCGACCAGTATCATCCCCTGCCGGCCGAATCGGAAGCCCTGGAGGTGCAGTATGATTTGCATACCAAAGTCTGGACCGATTTCATCTCATGGCGCGACCGCCCGGGAGCTCTCAAGGCCGAATTCGGCAAAATAACCGCCCCGGTAGTGGTAATCCATGGTGAGTACGATCCCCATCCGCTTGAAGGTATCCGGCCCTTTCTCGAATCCTGTCTCCCTTATACGCGCTTTTATATTCTGCCCCGATGCGGCCATTACCCCTGGATTGAAAAATACGCCTGCCATGATTTTTTTGAGATACTGAAAAGTGAACTGAAAAAAAACGAAGGCCGGAATACATAGTACCCCGGCCCTTATAACTATCTCGAATTGGAATGGCTGTTCGATTCGTCTTCCGGATCAGCCTTCTTTCTTAATTACCTTCCTGTTTTTTTCCGGCTGATCGCCTTTTCCATCAAGTGAAAAAGTAATATTATATGCTACCCACACCGTTATCGGCTTCCCGTCCTGCTCACCGGGGATGTAATTGCAGGTGTAAGCCGATTTTAATGCCGCCTCATCAAGCATCTTTTCTCCTGATGATTTCTTAATCATCACTTTCTGCACCGTCCCCGCCTCATCGACCAGTACTTGGACCCACACAACCCCCTCGATTCCGGCCTTTTGGGCCTCTATCGGGTATTCCGGCGGAACACATTTAATCTGCTCCGGGGCTTTGGTCAGGGCAACAAACTCGTCGGGCGACGGCCATTTGTCCTTTGTCGAATCGACCATCCCGGCCTTCACCTTCTCTTTTACCACCGCTCCCTTGGCCGGGTCATCATCGGCCCAGATCCTTACCCCGGCCAGACCGATCATCAAAACCATAGCGGGAACTGCCAGAAGCATCACCGGCAGGCGGCCGGTAGCAGTGGTTCTTTTTCCTTTTCTAAGGATCGACATAATTCTCTCCTCCAATTGTGATTTATTTGCCATATCGGCGCCGCACGACAGTACCGGGCGGTAATTTCCCATACGCCGTGCCAGGGCTACCAGCGATTGGGCGAAATCGCCCGGATCGGCGCCGCCGTTGATCACAAAGTCATCACAGGTTTTATCCGATTCGATTATCATCCTCCGGCGGAGCAACCAGACCAGCGGATTAAACCAGTTCACCGCCAGAACCAGCGATCCGATATAAGCCCAGATCAGATCATGCCGCCTGATATGTGCCAGTTCATGCATCAATATCATCCTCAGTTCACCTGCTTGAAAGCCGCCCGGCTTCGACGGCAAGATGACAGTCGGATTAAAAAGACCGAAAACAAAGGGTGCCTGAACCTTGGTCGATACGGCCAGATTGGCCGGCCGGTCCAGACCATACGATTGCGCCAGGCTTGATGCAGTCCTGATAATTTCCTCATCCATCACCCGACAGGATTGCCGGATTATTCGCCTCGCCGCAATTATTCCATACCCGAATCGACCCAGAACCACCATAACTCCCCCGACCCAGACCGGAAATAACCACATAATCACAGGTAAACCTGCAAAAACTGGTCGGCCGGTTGTATCCGTCCCGGCTGTATCGGGCATAGCCGCCGAAGCAACCATAGCCCGCCACGAGGCCGGAAATGAATCGGTGAGAGGCAGATTAAACGCCGGCGTGACCAGGGATAACAGCGGAAGAAGAACAATCGCCGCCAGGGCCGTCCGGCTGACCAAATTCCGGGTGGCCGGGGCGGCCCGATTCATTAAACCCACCACCGCCAGACCGATCGCGGCGATCAGGGCGCTCTTTATTATAAGAAGTAACGGCCATTGCAAAACCGCCGATCCATCCCTCAGGAAGAATGGAAGATATTCCAGCATATACATTTTCATCCCTCCTTGGCCCGTGCCTCGCGAATCACCTGTTCGAGCCGTTCCAGTTCGTCATCGGTAAGCTGTGTTGCCGATAGGCTGACCAGCGAGGCAACCGCGTTTTCGACCGAACCATCATAAAAAGTCCGCACCAGATGTTTCATAGCCGAACGGGCCGCCGTGTCGCGGTTGAGAGTCGGATGATAAATATACTGACGCCCTTCTTTCTCGTGCCGGACAAAACCCTTCTCCTCCAGAATCCCCAGAAGCGCCCGAACCGCCGAGTAGCTGGGGGGATCGGGGAGAGTCCGATGGATTTCAGCGGCGGTAGCCTTTTCCATCCGATAAATAATATCCATTATTTGGCGTTCGCGCATGGAGAGCCGGTCAAACAGCCTGGATTTGGATTTTTTCATGGCCTCTCCTTTTTTTATTAAGGGACGTTCCCGTGGTTCGGGCCGTTTAAAACTTTCTGCTAAAAATTTAGCAATAAAATCCCGCCTGTCAAGACAAAAATGCTAAAATATTAGCATTTTAAAGAAAAAGTGTTACCCATGTAATGAGTCTGTTTTGTTACCTATTTCCCCGGTCTAATTTTGACCATCTCCCCGGATTATACTCGCTTTCATTCCCGCCCCTTTCTGTCATTCCCGCGAAAGTGAATCCAATCTTCGTAGCCCACTCAACGGGTTTTATAAGCCGGATATATCAAACCTCACCGTAGAAAATCCTTATACCCGCAAAACCAATCATTTTAATCCCGGATGACCGGTCTGCAAACAAATTCCCGGCTAATTCCCCAAATTGCAAAAATAATTATCAAATCCCTTGACAAAATGTTTGGCTTGCCATACATTATTTGCTTTGGCAAACAAAGAACTGCTGGGATCGATAAAATGATGACGCCTCGTTTATTAAGCTCCAGTCTCGAAGATTATATCGAAACGATTTATCATCTCATCGACGAAAAACAATCCGCCCGGGTAAAAGATATCTCCAGGCGTCTGAAGGTTAACTACCCTTCGGTAACCGGGGCCCTCAAAGCCCTGAACAAAAGAAACCTGGTCAATTATACCCCTTATGAACATGTTACCCTGACCCCCGAAGGCAGAGAGATCGCCGCCGATGTTATCAGAAGGCATGAAGCATTGCGGAAGTTTTTCGTAAATGTCCTTTCTGTCGAGGAACATGAAGCCGACCGGGCCGCCTGTGAAATGGAGCATGCCATATCCAAACCCATCCTTGAAAGGATTATGCGCTTCGTCGATTTCATCGAAACTTGCCCTGCGGGCGGCGCCCAATGGAAAGAGGGCCTCGGTTATACATGCACCCATGGAATCCATGCGAAAAAGCAGACCGGATCCACCAAAACCAAATGCCCGTGCAAAACACAGAAAAAAGGCCGGACGCGGAAAAAACCATGAGCTCCCGCAATGATATAATCTTTCGAAAAATGACGGCCGTTGCTCTACTGATCGCCATTACCGGCCTGTGTTATCTGCCCTTCTCCAATCTGCATCTGCACACCCTGCCTGACGGGCGAATCATCGTCCACAGTCATGCTTATCCAGATCATAATTCCAATGGCCGGCACAACCATTCACATCAGGAATTCACGCTTTACCAGACTCTGGCGCACATCTATGAAATAGACGCCCAGGTCTGCATCCGGTCCCTTCCTTTCGATTTAATTGCCCTTGATCTTCTCGATAATTTCGATGAAACTGTATGTCCGGATGTTTATATCTCGCGGGATACCGAACGCGCCCCTCCTCAACACCTCTTTTCCTGACACCATTACAATTTAAATACTTCAAACTGTAAACCTGTTGGAAAGAGGTTAACAATGTTTAGGACAATAGGAATACCATTGCTGATGCTATTATTATGTCTTCCTGTTTCCGCGACCTCCGTCGCAATTCGCGGCATCGTGATCGATGCCGATTCCCGTGAGCCGATCCCTGGCGCCACCGTCATGATTGAAGGGACAACCAAAGGTACAAGCTCCGATTTACTCGGTCAATTCGTTATCGAGGGTTTGTCCCGCGATAAATTCATGCTTTCGGTATCATCCATAGGCTATTCCAATAAGACAGAAGAACTTCGGCTCCATCAAAATAACATCGATAAACTTGAAATAAAACTTAATCGTTCCCCGTTGGAAATCGATGGTATTGTGGTGACCGGAACCAGAACCCCCCGCTTTATCACCGATGCTCCGGTCCGGACACAGGTCGTGACCAAAACCTCGATCGAAAAAAAA comes from Candidatus Zixiibacteriota bacterium and encodes:
- a CDS encoding nuclear transport factor 2 family protein, translated to MRNLLFIATITLLITLGEGCRTMNHEIDIEAEKTAIEKVIESSIGWAVDKNKDLLFGCFADDENLFYFSPGDNGTIRGRKAFIELTENFFMSDDFRAIGFDIRDLEINLSRTGEVAWYHARLDDFNEWKGQPADWEDVRWTGVLEKRNGGWVIVQMHFSFPADRIDKG
- a CDS encoding efflux RND transporter permease subunit, producing MIISSICINRPVLATVMSILIVLFGIIGFLFLGVREYPSVDPPVVTVSTSYTGANADVIESQITEPLEESINGISGIRSLTSASRDGRSSITVEFELGVDMEDAANDVRDRVSRAQRNLPTDVDPPIISKADADAMMIVSMAIQSDRRSLLELSSIANDVFKERLQTIPGISEIRIWGEKKYSMKLLIDPGRLAAHGLTPLDVRSALNQENVELPSGMIEGYNTELSIRTFGRMTTPDEFNNLIIKETQGLVVRLRDIGEAILAPENERTLLQGDGGIPMVAVAVTPQPGSNHIAIADEFYRRVEQIKRELPEDIRLKISYDVTTNIRKGITEVEETILIAFLLVLLVIFVFLRQWRTTIIPMVAIPISLIGAFFIMYAAGFTINILTLLGIVLSTGIVVDDAIVVLENIYSKIERGIRPREAGHLGSKEIYFAIISTTITLASVFLPIIFLQGLTGRLFREFGIVVAGAVLISAFVSLTLTPMMSARILHKSRRETKFFHLSERFFKSLIAGYHRWLSGFIARRWLAPVIMVVSVLIIFGIGSLIPSELAPMEDKGRLSINITAPEGTAYDAMRDHIGDLIKIVDTIPEKEALLALTAPGFGSSGAANAGFIRINLVPPEKRERSQQEIANAISARLRTETFARAYVTQEQTIGGGRRSGLPVEYVIQAVTMDKLKEVIPVFMARAQADSAFEIVDLNLKFNKPELTIEIDRDRARALGITIRDIAETLQLYFSGQRYGYFIFNGKQYSVIAQANRVNRDEPLDLSSIYVRNNKNELIQLDNVVKLSYRTNPPQLYRYNRYVSGTVSASPAPGFTLGSAIDEMNKIADEVLDESFSTTLSGTAKEFAESSNTLLFAFFLALILVYLILSAQFESFRDPLIIMFTVPLALAGAILSLWIFGQTFNIFSQIGIIALVGIVTKNGILIVEFANQRRNQGLGVVEAVIDAAVQRFRPILMTSLATIFGVLPIALAIGAASKSRVSMGIVIIGGLLFSLGLTLFVIPALYTYLSSKRREIIETAPSQVESPKA
- a CDS encoding M56 family metallopeptidase; this translates as MYMLEYLPFFLRDGSAVLQWPLLLIIKSALIAAIGLAVVGLMNRAAPATRNLVSRTALAAIVLLPLLSLVTPAFNLPLTDSFPASWRAMVASAAMPDTAGTDTTGRPVFAGLPVIMWLFPVWVGGVMVVLGRFGYGIIAARRIIRQSCRVMDEEIIRTASSLAQSYGLDRPANLAVSTKVQAPFVFGLFNPTVILPSKPGGFQAGELRMILMHELAHIRRHDLIWAYIGSLVLAVNWFNPLVWLLRRRMIIESDKTCDDFVINGGADPGDFAQSLVALARRMGNYRPVLSCGADMANKSQLEERIMSILRKGKRTTATGRLPVMLLAVPAMVLMIGLAGVRIWADDDPAKGAVVKEKVKAGMVDSTKDKWPSPDEFVALTKAPEQIKCVPPEYPIEAQKAGIEGVVWVQVLVDEAGTVQKVMIKKSSGEKMLDEAALKSAYTCNYIPGEQDGKPITVWVAYNITFSLDGKGDQPEKNRKVIKKEG
- a CDS encoding efflux RND transporter periplasmic adaptor subunit, which translates into the protein MNLIRFLCVSAILIIAGCNNSDVSPQTRGGGRAVSVEAMVLHPQPLENKIFTTGTLLANEEVELRPEVSGRVTGVFFEEGREVRGGDILLKINDRELQAELKRKQLEEALAVDEERRKRALHDISGISQEDYDRALNALNIIRAEREVIESQLAETEIRAPFDGVVGLRYISEGSYVTPTTLVATMQDIDPIKAEFSVPEKYSGKLTAGMDVMIQIGEAEEKHRGTIYAVEVKVDPATRTLKARATIPNPKGLLIPGSFARVEITLERIAEAIVIPTGAILPGLEGDRVFVCENGLARSVPVTTGIRTERSIQISGGLNPGDTLILTGLMQVTDGIPIQISNISGK
- a CDS encoding BlaI/MecI/CopY family transcriptional regulator: MKKSKSRLFDRLSMRERQIMDIIYRMEKATAAEIHRTLPDPPSYSAVRALLGILEEKGFVRHEKEGRQYIYHPTLNRDTAARSAMKHLVRTFYDGSVENAVASLVSLSATQLTDDELERLEQVIREARAKEG
- a CDS encoding alpha/beta hydrolase, with protein sequence MILPFNIRKYGRSPFTAAVLHGGPGAPGYMAPVARELACTIGVLEPLQTRDSLEGQIAELAEQLTANADRPVTLIGSSWGAVLALFLAARYGNLTDKIILVGSAVFDSDSSAKIEGVRLSRMSADKRRRYEKLRQEFILAPADKRDRVMAEWGHLLDQTDQYHPLPAESEALEVQYDLHTKVWTDFISWRDRPGALKAEFGKITAPVVVIHGEYDPHPLEGIRPFLESCLPYTRFYILPRCGHYPWIEKYACHDFFEILKSELKKNEGRNT
- a CDS encoding metal-dependent transcriptional regulator, with product MMTPRLLSSSLEDYIETIYHLIDEKQSARVKDISRRLKVNYPSVTGALKALNKRNLVNYTPYEHVTLTPEGREIAADVIRRHEALRKFFVNVLSVEEHEADRAACEMEHAISKPILERIMRFVDFIETCPAGGAQWKEGLGYTCTHGIHAKKQTGSTKTKCPCKTQKKGRTRKKP